Proteins encoded together in one Armatimonadota bacterium window:
- the sufB gene encoding Fe-S cluster assembly protein SufB, whose amino-acid sequence MLDQDTLSPNLQTDSGNPKSEIQNPKSEDDALLEQFANREYKWGFSTDIETDRFEPGLNEDVVRRISQIKGEPEWMLDFRLKSYRHFLTMTEPNWHNVKYEKPDLQAIRYYAAPKKKPVLNSLDEADPELLRTFEKLGIPLKEVEVLLNVKGAAEGHAPADARDGETREARGDAGTDSPLASRQSPPQQIAVDAVFDSVSVATTFKAKLGELGIIFCSMSEAVREHGDLVREYLGSVVPYSDNFFATLNSAVFSDGSFVYIPKGVRCPMELSTYFRINAEQTGQFERTLIVADEGAYVSYLEGCTAPMRDENQLHAAVVELVALKDATVKYSTVQNWYPGDPKTGKGGIYNFVTKRGKCAGKGSKITWTQVETGSAVTWKYPSVLLIGDDSIGEFYSVALTANFQQADTGTKMVHIGKNTKSTIVSKGISAGFGQNTYRGQVRIQPGADNARNYSQCDSMLMGDKCGAHTFPYIEVKNPTATVEHEASTSKIGEDQIFYCNQRGIPTEDAVNMIVSGFCKEVFRELPMEFAVEAQKLLGVSLEGSVG is encoded by the coding sequence ATGTTGGACCAAGACACCCTCAGCCCCAACTTACAGACTGATTCCGGCAATCCGAAATCCGAAATCCAAAATCCGAAATCGGAAGACGATGCCCTGCTGGAGCAGTTCGCGAACCGCGAGTACAAATGGGGCTTCAGCACGGACATCGAAACCGACAGGTTCGAGCCGGGCCTGAACGAGGACGTCGTCAGGAGAATCTCCCAAATCAAGGGCGAGCCCGAATGGATGCTCGACTTCCGCCTGAAGAGCTACCGGCACTTCCTCACCATGACGGAGCCGAATTGGCACAACGTCAAGTACGAGAAGCCCGACCTGCAGGCGATCCGCTATTACGCCGCGCCGAAGAAGAAGCCCGTCCTGAACAGCCTCGACGAAGCCGACCCCGAACTGCTCCGCACCTTCGAGAAGCTGGGCATCCCGCTCAAAGAGGTCGAGGTGCTGCTCAACGTCAAAGGCGCCGCCGAAGGCCACGCGCCCGCGGATGCACGAGATGGCGAGACGCGAGAGGCGAGAGGCGATGCCGGAACCGATTCGCCTCTCGCCTCTCGCCAATCGCCCCCCCAACAAATCGCCGTCGATGCCGTGTTCGACTCAGTCTCCGTCGCCACCACCTTCAAAGCCAAGCTCGGAGAGCTCGGCATCATCTTCTGCAGCATGTCCGAAGCCGTCCGCGAGCACGGCGACCTGGTGCGCGAGTACTTGGGCTCGGTCGTCCCCTACTCCGACAACTTCTTCGCCACGCTCAACTCGGCGGTCTTCTCCGACGGCAGCTTCGTCTACATCCCCAAAGGCGTGCGCTGCCCGATGGAGCTCAGCACCTATTTCCGCATCAACGCCGAGCAGACCGGCCAGTTCGAGCGCACGCTCATCGTCGCCGACGAAGGCGCCTATGTCAGCTACCTGGAGGGCTGCACCGCCCCCATGCGCGACGAGAACCAGCTTCATGCGGCGGTCGTCGAACTGGTCGCCCTGAAGGACGCCACCGTTAAGTACAGCACCGTCCAGAACTGGTACCCCGGCGACCCCAAGACCGGCAAAGGCGGCATCTACAACTTCGTCACCAAGCGCGGCAAGTGCGCCGGCAAAGGGAGCAAGATCACCTGGACCCAGGTCGAGACCGGCAGCGCCGTCACCTGGAAATACCCCAGCGTGCTGCTGATCGGCGACGACAGCATCGGCGAGTTCTACAGCGTCGCGCTCACGGCCAACTTCCAGCAGGCCGACACCGGCACCAAGATGGTGCACATCGGCAAGAACACGAAGTCGACCATCGTGAGCAAGGGCATCTCGGCGGGCTTCGGCCAGAACACCTATCGCGGCCAGGTGCGCATCCAGCCCGGCGCGGACAACGCCCGCAACTACAGCCAGTGCGACAGCATGCTCATGGGCGACAAGTGCGGCGCGCACACCTTCCCGTATATCGAGGTCAAGAACCCGACGGCGACGGTCGAGCACGAGGCCAGCACCAGCAAGATCGGCGAAGACCAGATCTTCTACTGCAACCAGCGCGGCATCCCCACCGAAGACGCGGTGAACATGATCGTGAGTGGATTCTGTAAGGAAGTGTTCAGAGAGCTTCCCATGGAGTTCGCGGTTGAGGCGCAGAAGCTGCTTGGCGTTTCGCTTGAAGGCAGCGTAGGATAG
- a CDS encoding nucleotidyltransferase, with amino-acid sequence MLNQYGARYLIVGGYAVMLYTEPRYTKDLDLAISTQAEDVEALRKALEAFGFPMSDEAAAELAKPNKMISIDRPPSRIDILNQISGIEFDRAWERRTTVDIGGVDASFVSREGLLASKRAAGRPQDLLDLTRLEETSG; translated from the coding sequence TTGTTGAATCAATACGGCGCTAGGTACCTGATTGTTGGCGGCTACGCCGTCATGCTCTACACCGAGCCCCGGTACACGAAGGACCTCGACCTTGCCATCAGCACCCAGGCGGAAGACGTCGAGGCCCTCCGAAAAGCGCTCGAGGCCTTTGGCTTCCCGATGTCCGATGAAGCGGCGGCAGAGCTTGCCAAGCCGAACAAGATGATTTCCATTGACCGTCCGCCATCGAGAATTGACATCCTCAATCAAATCTCCGGGATCGAATTTGATCGGGCTTGGGAACGGAGAACTACGGTGGACATTGGAGGAGTTGATGCCTCATTTGTCTCACGCGAGGGCCTCTTGGCTTCAAAGCGTGCTGCCGGACGGCCACAAGATCTCCTCGACTTGACCCGACTTGAGGAGACCTCTGGCTAG